A window of Chengkuizengella sediminis contains these coding sequences:
- a CDS encoding cellobiose phosphorylase yields the protein MKPYFFDEKKRFVIKDYNNQKPFSSFFPGIAGTMGIPLWAFYVNRGQGIASFGIQNKDSSIMEFFPANKSYQQIPTTGFRTFIKYYKNDYNGYYEPFAYQTGGLKLEENMYISSNLLEIDSINKKAGLQVKVSYYTLPNESFASLVRTVTIKNISKESVKCEVLDGMPSILPYGITEEPYKRLGHTLKSWMDVYNLDQHIPFYKLRGDTADSAAVGEIKGGYFYLSFENENLISPIVDANLVFGMNTSFNKPDAFLKHSLSELLNQQQVTTNKVPTGFSGVEKELQPGQSVEINTFIGFVQDIEQINGRKDELCKKLYIDAKRDEAGQLVDEITNDITTKTSSSLFDAYCKQNYLDNLLRGGYPVTFEAGEKPLVYHIYSRKHGDLERDYNFFSLEAGYYSQGNGNFRDANQNRRSDVLFHPEIQDFNVNMFFNLIQTDGYNPLVVKGCSFTVKQNKIDEILKFIDKMDTNKMRTFLLNPFTPGELLSKIESENIQLSKTSEQFMLEVLQISEQHVEAEFGEGYWVDHWTYNMDLVDSYLAIYPDRIQQLLFEQETYTYFDSPAIVLPREDKYVLVDGKVRQYDAIEEDAQKEAILHSRSELPNWVRTKHGKGDIYYTNLYSKTVSLALNKFATLDPYGLGVEMEANKPGWNDSMNGLPGLFASGFSEASELKRLLQFVISSSEGIDRTIKLPVEMAELLTTVDRSLDVYNQSEQSDKNYQYWDQVSTAREQYRDQTKYGLDGAEIELKVSEIKHIFKKFVFKMNEGMKRALELNDGKYPTYFYFEAESFEELVDKDGKQKVNKNHLQNVKVTKFKLHNLPQFLEGPTRALKVLDSFEEKQKLYEQIKSSGVYDEKLKMYKVNASLEGQPFELGRVRAFTAGWLENESVFMHMEYKYILEVLKAGLYDEFFEDMKNVMVPFLDPEVYGRSIIENSSFIASSANPDVTQHGAGFVARLSGSTAEFLSMWHVMMANKQPFQMEEDKLCLKLNPILPGWLFDGNGTVEFKFLSKCDVIYINKSGKNTYGANGVEVKKLVLTKQDGEQIIFKDGFIPDPYASMVREGQISKIDAYLD from the coding sequence ATGAAACCATACTTTTTTGATGAAAAAAAACGATTTGTTATAAAAGATTATAATAATCAGAAGCCATTTTCCAGCTTTTTTCCTGGCATTGCAGGAACCATGGGAATTCCTCTTTGGGCTTTTTATGTAAACAGAGGGCAGGGGATCGCTAGTTTTGGAATACAAAATAAAGATAGTTCCATTATGGAGTTTTTCCCAGCGAATAAATCTTATCAGCAAATTCCTACAACTGGTTTTAGAACGTTTATAAAATATTATAAAAATGACTACAATGGATATTATGAACCTTTTGCATATCAAACAGGTGGATTGAAGTTAGAAGAAAATATGTATATTTCATCTAACCTTCTTGAAATCGATTCCATCAATAAAAAAGCAGGTTTACAGGTCAAAGTTAGTTATTATACACTGCCTAATGAATCATTTGCTTCTTTAGTCCGTACTGTAACCATTAAAAACATTTCTAAAGAGAGTGTGAAATGTGAAGTATTGGACGGAATGCCTTCTATTCTTCCATACGGTATTACGGAAGAACCATATAAAAGATTAGGTCATACTTTAAAAAGCTGGATGGATGTATATAATCTTGATCAACATATTCCTTTTTATAAACTTCGAGGAGATACTGCTGATTCCGCTGCTGTTGGTGAAATCAAAGGAGGCTATTTTTATTTAAGTTTTGAAAATGAAAACCTCATTTCTCCGATTGTAGATGCAAATCTTGTATTTGGGATGAATACCTCATTTAATAAACCTGATGCCTTTTTGAAGCATTCTTTAAGTGAGTTATTAAATCAGCAACAAGTGACCACTAATAAAGTGCCTACAGGTTTTTCTGGAGTAGAAAAAGAATTACAACCTGGGCAATCTGTTGAAATTAATACATTCATTGGTTTTGTTCAAGATATTGAACAAATCAATGGGCGTAAGGATGAACTATGTAAAAAACTATATATCGATGCAAAAAGAGATGAAGCAGGACAGTTAGTTGATGAAATAACAAATGACATCACTACAAAAACTTCCTCTAGTTTGTTTGATGCTTACTGTAAACAAAATTACTTGGACAATTTACTGCGTGGTGGTTATCCTGTTACATTTGAAGCAGGTGAAAAACCACTTGTTTATCACATTTACTCAAGAAAACATGGTGATTTAGAGAGGGATTATAACTTTTTCTCTTTAGAAGCAGGGTATTATTCACAAGGTAACGGAAATTTTAGAGATGCAAATCAGAATAGAAGAAGTGATGTGTTATTCCATCCTGAGATTCAAGATTTTAATGTCAATATGTTTTTCAACTTAATTCAGACAGATGGATATAATCCTCTTGTAGTAAAAGGTTGTAGCTTTACAGTTAAACAAAACAAAATAGATGAAATTTTGAAATTTATCGATAAAATGGACACAAATAAAATGAGAACATTCTTATTAAATCCATTTACTCCAGGTGAACTCCTAAGCAAAATAGAAAGCGAAAATATACAGTTAAGTAAAACTTCAGAACAATTCATGTTAGAAGTACTTCAAATTAGTGAACAACATGTAGAGGCGGAGTTTGGAGAAGGGTATTGGGTCGATCATTGGACATATAATATGGATTTAGTGGATAGCTACCTTGCCATTTATCCTGATCGTATACAACAACTGCTATTTGAACAAGAAACGTATACTTACTTTGATAGTCCAGCTATTGTGTTACCAAGAGAAGATAAATATGTTTTGGTAGATGGAAAGGTTCGTCAATATGATGCTATTGAAGAAGATGCACAAAAAGAGGCTATACTTCATTCAAGATCAGAATTACCGAATTGGGTAAGAACAAAACATGGTAAAGGTGATATATATTATACTAATCTCTACAGCAAAACAGTTTCATTAGCTTTAAATAAATTTGCAACGTTAGATCCATATGGATTAGGTGTAGAGATGGAAGCGAACAAACCAGGTTGGAACGATTCTATGAATGGATTGCCAGGTTTATTTGCCTCTGGTTTTAGTGAAGCAAGCGAATTGAAAAGATTGCTTCAATTTGTCATTAGCTCTAGTGAAGGCATTGATCGAACAATCAAACTGCCTGTGGAAATGGCGGAATTGTTAACAACTGTGGATCGTTCACTTGATGTTTATAATCAGTCGGAACAATCAGACAAAAATTATCAATATTGGGATCAGGTTTCAACGGCTAGAGAACAATATCGTGATCAAACTAAATATGGGTTAGACGGGGCAGAAATAGAGCTAAAGGTATCTGAGATTAAGCATATTTTTAAAAAGTTTGTGTTTAAAATGAATGAAGGAATGAAACGTGCTTTAGAGCTGAATGATGGAAAGTATCCAACCTATTTCTATTTTGAAGCGGAAAGTTTTGAAGAGCTCGTTGATAAAGATGGAAAACAAAAAGTAAATAAAAACCATTTACAGAATGTCAAAGTGACAAAATTTAAATTGCATAACCTTCCACAATTTTTGGAGGGTCCAACGAGAGCACTAAAGGTATTGGACTCCTTTGAAGAAAAACAAAAGTTATACGAGCAAATTAAAAGCAGTGGAGTATACGATGAGAAGTTGAAAATGTATAAGGTTAATGCATCTTTGGAAGGACAGCCTTTTGAGCTAGGGAGAGTTAGAGCATTTACTGCAGGTTGGTTAGAAAATGAATCTGTCTTTATGCATATGGAATATAAGTATATTTTAGAGGTATTAAAAGCAGGTTTATATGATGAGTTTTTCGAAGATATGAAAAATGTGATGGTTCCATTTTTAGACCCAGAAGTTTATGGAAGAAGTATTATTGAGAATAGTTCATTTATTGCTAGTAGTGCAAATCCTGATGTTACTCAACATGGGGCAGGATTCGTGGCAAGGTTAAGTGGATCTACAGCAGAGTTTCTATCTATGTGGCATGTGATGATGGCAAACAAACAACCTTTCCAAATGGAAGAAGATAAGCTTTGTTTGAAATTAAATCCAATTTTACCAGGGTGGTTATTTGATGGAAATGGTACTGTCGAATTTAAATTTTTATCAAAATGTGATGTGATTTATATTAATAAATCAGGTAAAAATACGTATGGAGCAAATGGGGTAGAAGTTAAAAAACTAGTACTTACAAAACAAGATGGTGAACAAATCATTTTCAAAGATGGTTTTATTCCTGATCCGTATGCTTCTATGGTTCGTGAAGGTCAGATTTCTAAAATTGATGCTTATTTAGATTAG